The region GGAGAAGTAATCTGGCGGGACACCGGCGATAAAAGTAGGGTAACTTGCCTCATCGAGGAGGAAAAATTCTTGGTTCTCCCACACATCAATAGAGTCGATACCCACGTAAAAGGGAATGTCGCCCATAATTTGGATGCCTTTGGCGTTGGCATAGGCGCGTAGCTGATGCCACTGCTTAAAGAAGATAAATTGGAGGAATTGTTGATAGTCGATCTCGGCTTGGTGGGCGCTTAGATCGAATTGGTGATCGCGGATCCAATTTTTGTGCTCTTGGGGCCACTCCAGCCAGAGGCGCATCTGGTTGAGCTTTTTAAAGGTCATAAAGACAGCATAGTTGTAGAGCCATTTGTTCTCTTTGGCGAAGGTTGCAAACTCTGCCTTAAGGCTTTTCGATTGCTGGAATGCTTCAAAGGCTTTCTGCAAAAATGGCTCTTTAAAGGCGCGCGTGGCGTCGTACTGCACGCCCTCTGGGTGGGGGGATATGGTCGAGAGATCGGCTTGGGTGAGGAGTCCCTCTTTCACCAAGAGATCGGGGCTGATAAAGAGCTCGTCTCCGGCAATGCTTGAGTGAGGTTGGTAGGGGCTGTTGCCGTAGCCTAGACGGTTAAACGGTAAAATTTGCCAAATTTTGAGGTGATGGGTGCTAATCTCATCGACAAATTGATAGGCGCGAGGGCCAAAGTCGCCAATGCCATACGCTGAGGGTAGAGAGGATATGGCCATTAAAATGCCTGCTTTTTTCTCCATTGTTACTTCTCCTTAGATACTATGGTATCACAATTTTAAAAATAATCAAGAGCTAATGCGCAATAAATGGCGCAAAAATCTCAGGAATGAGCTTAGCCCAATCGGTTTCGTGGTGCTTACCTTGAGAAATGATTCTGGCAGTGAGGGAGGTCTGCTTCTCTTGGTGCAAGATGTGGTTGATTTGGGCGAAGGGTTCAAGATACATGGGGGCATCGGCAAGCCCTTGTTCGGCATCGCCTACGCTGGTATAAATGATGTTTTGATGGTTGAGGTGGGAGGATTGAAGATAACGCATCAGTTGAGTGGGCGAAAACCAGTAGGCTGGCGAGAGGAGGGCGCTGTAGGTAAAGAGATGGGGATGAGTGGCTTGGGCGTAGAGCGAAATGAGCGCACCCATGCTCGAGCCAATGATGCCATTACGGGTGGGATCGGTGCGATAGGTGTGGTCGATATAGGGCTTGAGATCGTCTACTAACCACGCGATATAGCGATCGCCTTCGGGATGAAAGGGCGCATGAGGAAAGGGTAGTGAGTCTAATAATGCTTGTGCTTCGGGTTCGGCGGGGAAGGGCGCGTACTCGTTGAGGCGATGCTCTCCAATGCAGTCGATACTGACGAGGATAAAGTGTTGGTTTTGGGCTAAAAATTGCTCCAATTGCCACTTATCGTCCGAACCCATGGTGCGATGTTCGGTGAGATTTTGCCCATCGTGTAGGTAGATAACGGGGAAACGCTCTGTACTATCGGCATAGTTGGTGGGTAGATAGACCCAAATTTCTCGTGAGCGACCCAAAGCTTGCGTCGGTGGTGTGATAGGATGGTAGGTGTAATTTGCCATAAAATTTCTCCTTTTTTATTTTATTGTGTTAAATAGAGAGGCTATCACGGTATGTATACCATAGCCTTATCCATTGGCAATTTGGTAGATAATCGCTTGATAGGGCTGTAGTTGATGAGGGAGGTTCTCTTCGTAGTTAGAGATAAGAATGGGGGCAAGCGGTGGGGTGTAGTCGGTGGCTTTTGCCGAGAAGTTGGCGTAGAGTTTGTGGGTGGGATAGGTGATGGTTAAGATCGAATCATCAACATGAAAGGTTGCCATGGTGTTGATGTGTGGATAGAAATTTTTGCGCAAGGCGAGGATACTCTTGTAATAATAATAGATGGAGTGCTGGGGATTGGCTAAATCGTTGGCAACATTGACCGTGGTGTGATTTTGCGCGAGACCCAGCCACGGTTTGACAGTGGAGAAGCCAGCGTAGGTCGAGGCATTCCAGTGCATGCTTACGCGAGCGTTGTCGCGCGAGACCTTCATGATTTTTTGCATGATTTCCTCTTCGCTTAGCCCTTGCTCTTTCATCTCTTGATAGGCGTTGAGCGTCTCGATGTCGTTATACCAGTTGATATCTTCTTGGTGCGCATTAGTCATCCCAATCTCTTCCCCTTGATAGAGATAGAGGTTTCCCTTGAACATGCTGTAGAGGGTAATCAGCAGCGTGGCGCTCTCATAACGATAGGTTTGATCGTCAAGCCATAGGGAAAGGAGGCGCGGACTATCGTGGTTGTTCATCGCCCAAGCAGGAGCGCCTGCGTATTGATTTTGCCACTTTTCGTATACTTCCACCACGGTTTTTAGGCTAAGGGGATCGAGGTTCCATTTGTTTGGGCGATGGTTATGGGTAATGTCGGCAAAGTGAAAGGCCTGAAAGAGTCCGTGTTCGCCACACATGGCATACATTTGCTCGAGGGGCGGATTCCAGCACTCGCCGACGGTGAGGATTTTGTCTTGAAAGGTTTGGTCGGATAGCTCGCTTAGGTACTCGATAAAGCGTGGCCCGCGCGAGACGATATTATTATTGAGGTCTTTGGAGATGGAGTCGATGACATCGAGACGGAAGCCTTGCACGCCTAAATCGATCCAATAATTGACCATTTTGTAGATCTCTTGGCGTACTTCGGGATTGTCCCAATTGAGATCGGCTTGGGTCTTGTCGAAGAGACAGAAGTAGTATTTATTGAGTTCGGGAACGAAATTCCACGCGCTGCCGCCAAAGACCGAGGTAGCCGTGGTGGGGCGATCGCTAAAGTAGTAGAATTTTTGGTAGTGCGCATCGCCAGCGAGGGCTTTTTGAAACCACGCATGATCGGTGGAGGTGTGGTTGAGGACGAGATCCATCATGATCTTGATATTCCACTTGGCTGCCTCGTGGATGAGCAATTTATAATCCTCTAGCGTACCAAAGCGCGGATCGATGGCGTAATAATCACTGATGTCATAGCCATTGTCGCGTTGGGGCGATTGGTTAATCGGGCTAAGCCAGAGGTAGTCGATACCCAGCCCGGCGAGGTACTCAAGCTTGCTGATAATGCCTTTAAGAT is a window of Entomospira culicis DNA encoding:
- the malQ gene encoding 4-alpha-glucanotransferase, which codes for MEKKAGILMAISSLPSAYGIGDFGPRAYQFVDEISTHHLKIWQILPFNRLGYGNSPYQPHSSIAGDELFISPDLLVKEGLLTQADLSTISPHPEGVQYDATRAFKEPFLQKAFEAFQQSKSLKAEFATFAKENKWLYNYAVFMTFKKLNQMRLWLEWPQEHKNWIRDHQFDLSAHQAEIDYQQFLQFIFFKQWHQLRAYANAKGIQIMGDIPFYVGIDSIDVWENQEFFLLDEASYPTFIAGVPPDYFSATGQRWGNPLYNWQKMQENDYRFWVERLWANMQAFDIVRIDHFRAFDTYWKIPASCETAIEGEWIEGPAYHFFDAIYRQLPNLNLVAEDLGEMRPEVYTLRDHYHFAGMKIIQFTFDPHENNNDFEDRENMIIYTGTHDNQTILGWYQEQPHEVQQATDRYLEERGFTGSFSRKWVRFALSSIAKWTITPTQDLLGLDDSARMNVPGTIGAPNWQWQMQESPAWQEALANYGAWIKEYQRN
- a CDS encoding alpha/beta hydrolase, whose product is MANYTYHPITPPTQALGRSREIWVYLPTNYADSTERFPVIYLHDGQNLTEHRTMGSDDKWQLEQFLAQNQHFILVSIDCIGEHRLNEYAPFPAEPEAQALLDSLPFPHAPFHPEGDRYIAWLVDDLKPYIDHTYRTDPTRNGIIGSSMGALISLYAQATHPHLFTYSALLSPAYWFSPTQLMRYLQSSHLNHQNIIYTSVGDAEQGLADAPMYLEPFAQINHILHQEKQTSLTARIISQGKHHETDWAKLIPEIFAPFIAH
- a CDS encoding alpha-glucosidase, encoding MFHVNHLENKVIYQIYPKSFMDSNGDGVGDLKGIISKLEYLAGLGIDYLWLSPINQSPQRDNGYDISDYYAIDPRFGTLEDYKLLIHEAAKWNIKIMMDLVLNHTSTDHAWFQKALAGDAHYQKFYYFSDRPTTATSVFGGSAWNFVPELNKYYFCLFDKTQADLNWDNPEVRQEIYKMVNYWIDLGVQGFRLDVIDSISKDLNNNIVSRGPRFIEYLSELSDQTFQDKILTVGECWNPPLEQMYAMCGEHGLFQAFHFADITHNHRPNKWNLDPLSLKTVVEVYEKWQNQYAGAPAWAMNNHDSPRLLSLWLDDQTYRYESATLLITLYSMFKGNLYLYQGEEIGMTNAHQEDINWYNDIETLNAYQEMKEQGLSEEEIMQKIMKVSRDNARVSMHWNASTYAGFSTVKPWLGLAQNHTTVNVANDLANPQHSIYYYYKSILALRKNFYPHINTMATFHVDDSILTITYPTHKLYANFSAKATDYTPPLAPILISNYEENLPHQLQPYQAIIYQIANG